A DNA window from Iodobacter ciconiae contains the following coding sequences:
- a CDS encoding endonuclease domain-containing protein: protein MSGGGIIKVQPDLVMALSNIFGPYKTGLKLFSPELRKHMIDAEQLLWSRLRRKQLLGVQFYRQKPLAGFIVGFYSAAASLVIELDGPQHFEEAHQSHDKERDQVLAAMGLLVLRFDNRQVLQELDLVMQVIFDAVEKQISPCFPFSKGVKARGMNRLN from the coding sequence ATGAGCGGTGGTGGGATTATAAAGGTTCAGCCTGACTTGGTGATGGCGCTGAGTAATATCTTTGGGCCATATAAAACCGGCCTGAAGCTTTTTTCTCCAGAGCTGCGTAAGCATATGATTGATGCGGAACAATTGCTTTGGTCAAGGCTGCGCCGCAAACAGTTGCTGGGTGTGCAGTTTTATCGGCAGAAACCTTTGGCAGGTTTTATTGTGGGTTTTTATTCTGCGGCGGCTAGTCTAGTGATTGAGCTGGATGGACCTCAGCATTTTGAAGAGGCACATCAGAGCCATGATAAGGAAAGAGATCAGGTGTTGGCGGCAATGGGCTTATTGGTATTGCGATTTGATAACAGACAGGTTTTGCAAGAATTAGACCTAGTGATGCAGGTGATTTTTGATGCGGTTGAAAAACAAATCTCCCCTTGCTTCCCTTTTTCAAAGGGGGTAAAAGCTAGGGGCATGAATAGGCTAAATTGA
- a CDS encoding DNA alkylation repair protein, whose product MTSFQENICSAMQPLANDSAAIAMRAYQRDQFEFLGVAAPARRAATMPLIKQLKPASASVLITEAQGLWALPQREYQYIAVDLLARHVRTLSGANIPALLDLALQKSWWETVDALVKVIGSIVRADKAQQSQMDAALHHPDFWIRRIAMLHQLGWKDETDVIRLQTYARQLAPETEFFIRKAIGWALREYAWHNPAAIRVFLAEMGGQLSPLSRKEAAKHL is encoded by the coding sequence ATGACTTCCTTTCAAGAAAATATCTGCAGCGCGATGCAGCCTTTAGCCAATGATTCTGCTGCGATTGCCATGCGCGCTTACCAGCGCGATCAGTTTGAATTTCTGGGTGTGGCCGCTCCCGCCCGCCGTGCTGCAACCATGCCCTTGATCAAGCAGCTAAAGCCCGCCAGTGCCAGTGTTTTAATTACTGAAGCGCAGGGCCTGTGGGCTTTGCCGCAGCGTGAATACCAATATATCGCCGTGGATTTACTGGCAAGGCATGTCAGGACCTTAAGTGGCGCTAATATCCCGGCCTTACTTGATTTAGCTTTACAGAAATCCTGGTGGGAGACGGTAGATGCTCTGGTCAAAGTGATTGGATCGATTGTCAGGGCAGACAAAGCCCAGCAAAGCCAGATGGACGCCGCACTGCACCACCCGGATTTCTGGATCAGGCGTATTGCCATGCTGCATCAGCTGGGCTGGAAGGATGAAACCGATGTGATCCGCTTGCAAACCTATGCCAGGCAACTTGCACCTGAAACCGAGTTTTTTATTCGTAAAGCCATAGGCTGGGCACTAAGGGAATACGCTTGGCATAACCCTGCCGCAATCCGGGTATTTCTGGCAGAAATGGGCGGGCAATTATCGCCACTTAGCCGCAAAGAAGCGGCGAAGCATTTATAA
- a CDS encoding Pls/PosA family non-ribosomal peptide synthetase, whose amino-acid sequence MILRGPYLPELLRAETLADLLENTAQRIPDHPAIYWQSEVLTYTELNHRADLAAHHLIQFGVKAGQIVGLCLPRGAALLIMQAAIAKAGAAWLPFEADTPVDRMQVCLEDAAAVLLVGDGDLAGAGVPVLSSAQLSAPVTGDLLRRQGLLPSHPAYVIYTSGSTGKPKGVPISQGSICHFLRSENSVLGVRQDDKVYQGFSVAFDMSFEEIWISYLVGASLWLAPKILTGDPDALPAILNQEKVTVLHAVPTLLALFSQEVPGLRIINLGGEMCPESLVERWATPERQMFNTYGPTECTVSASLAQLRRGEPVTIGKPLPNYGLLVRSEDGRLLPQGETGELCIIGPGVADGYLGRPELTAEKFFDNPFSNLEEFPHERRLYRTGDLARIDEAGQVQCLGRTDDQVKVRGFRVELGEIEASLCQISGVGTAAVLLRELAGIDQLVAFVVAEGVDAAALKNGLKRCLPPYMIPARFEFISELPRLTSGKIDRKTLKARELILPVGKNLDSDEPVSDAEKALFAALTTLFPGQPLRLVDDFFGELGGHSLLAARLVSILRRNPAYAGMTVQDIYQSRTLQVIATRLDALAQIQPEEIVAEPVKKVPFLRRLCCGSAQLATLPFLIGLRMLLWLAPFFTYHFMTGEEGDSLGLAVAAAILVYLGSLLFSFAIVIAGKWLVLGRLKAGRYRLYGFTYFRWWLSDRLLDITPLYFLTGSPLQSLYLRALGAKIGKNVALSAISVRVYDLLSIGDGASIGASVNFENFRVQGDHWEVGPITVGKDAYIGSYSILQSETSVGDLGRLEGLSALSVGQKIAAGEVWSGSPARKSSQLPPAMPERPKRNSALRGLHGLAYAGGSALVAILFFVPVFPSFLLIDWLDGHWFDLTEQGVALPEAFMFYLMLALPASAVLIVLTLLGSAAVRWLLLPRNPLGSWPVFGTMYYRRWLTNQIQESSLNILHGLYASVYAGWWYRFLGAKVGRGTEISNAIGVVPDLLTLGEDSFIADAVMLGDEEIDRGWMTLRPTVVGNRSFVGNGAYVPDGSIIPDDVLIGVQSRAPANDRMQSGQTWLGSPALSLPAREQVAGFADSLTFKPSLARRLARGFVEGLRTVMPLAVIITVGYLTVLKVMPFAEREDFHGVFWALMIAGVLYGIGSFVFVVVLKWLMIGRYRPHSAPMWTSFVWRSEALTSLYESIAVPNFFNFLRGTPWLPMAFRCMGCKIGSGVFMDTTDITEFDCVTIGDDTVLHAWSGPQTHLFEDRIMKIGHVEIGAGVNVGPRSTILYDAIVGNGARLGPLTLVVKGETIPDCQAWTGSPAVPWRTCRS is encoded by the coding sequence ATGATTCTTCGTGGCCCTTATCTGCCTGAACTATTGCGCGCTGAAACGCTGGCTGATTTATTAGAAAACACGGCGCAGCGTATTCCTGATCATCCGGCCATTTATTGGCAATCAGAAGTGCTGACTTATACCGAGCTGAACCACCGCGCCGATCTGGCCGCGCATCATTTAATTCAGTTTGGCGTAAAGGCAGGGCAAATCGTTGGCCTGTGCCTGCCGCGTGGTGCTGCGCTATTGATTATGCAAGCGGCCATTGCTAAAGCGGGCGCGGCCTGGTTGCCGTTTGAGGCCGATACGCCGGTTGATCGCATGCAGGTTTGCCTGGAAGATGCGGCGGCGGTGCTCTTGGTGGGCGATGGCGATCTAGCCGGAGCGGGCGTGCCGGTATTGAGCAGCGCGCAATTGTCTGCACCGGTTACGGGCGATTTGCTGCGCCGCCAGGGCCTACTCCCCAGCCATCCGGCCTATGTGATTTACACATCGGGGTCAACTGGTAAACCCAAGGGTGTGCCGATCAGCCAGGGCAGTATTTGCCATTTCTTGCGCAGCGAAAACTCAGTGTTGGGTGTGCGTCAGGATGACAAGGTGTATCAGGGCTTTTCGGTCGCCTTTGATATGTCGTTTGAAGAAATCTGGATCAGCTATCTGGTGGGTGCATCGCTGTGGCTGGCGCCTAAAATATTGACGGGCGATCCTGACGCTTTGCCGGCGATATTAAACCAGGAAAAAGTCACCGTGCTGCACGCCGTGCCAACCTTGCTGGCGCTGTTTAGTCAGGAAGTACCCGGCTTACGGATTATTAATCTGGGCGGCGAAATGTGCCCGGAATCGCTGGTAGAGCGTTGGGCCACGCCAGAGCGGCAGATGTTTAATACTTACGGCCCTACCGAATGCACGGTGTCGGCCAGCCTGGCCCAATTGCGCCGTGGCGAGCCGGTGACTATCGGCAAGCCGCTGCCCAATTATGGTCTTTTGGTGCGCAGCGAAGATGGCCGCTTATTGCCGCAGGGTGAAACCGGCGAGCTGTGCATTATTGGCCCCGGCGTGGCCGATGGCTATTTGGGCCGCCCTGAATTAACCGCCGAAAAATTCTTCGACAATCCCTTTTCAAATCTCGAAGAATTCCCGCATGAGCGGCGCTTATACCGCACTGGCGATTTGGCGCGTATTGATGAAGCGGGCCAGGTTCAGTGCTTAGGCCGCACCGATGATCAGGTAAAAGTGCGCGGCTTTCGGGTAGAGCTGGGCGAAATTGAAGCTTCGCTCTGCCAGATTTCCGGCGTAGGCACGGCTGCTGTTTTGCTGCGCGAGCTGGCAGGCATCGATCAGCTGGTGGCGTTTGTGGTGGCCGAAGGAGTAGACGCGGCCGCCTTAAAAAACGGGCTAAAACGCTGCCTGCCGCCCTATATGATTCCTGCTCGCTTTGAATTTATAAGCGAATTACCCAGGCTGACCTCAGGAAAAATCGATAGAAAAACGCTGAAAGCCCGCGAGCTGATCCTGCCTGTGGGTAAAAACCTGGATAGCGATGAGCCGGTTAGCGATGCAGAAAAAGCCCTGTTTGCCGCGCTGACCACCCTGTTCCCCGGTCAGCCGCTACGCCTTGTGGATGATTTTTTTGGCGAGCTTGGCGGGCATTCCTTACTGGCGGCGCGCTTAGTCTCCATCTTGCGGCGTAATCCGGCTTATGCCGGTATGACCGTACAGGATATTTACCAAAGCCGCACTTTACAAGTAATCGCCACCCGCCTGGATGCGCTGGCCCAGATCCAGCCTGAAGAAATTGTGGCAGAGCCGGTAAAAAAAGTGCCATTCTTACGCCGGCTATGTTGTGGCAGCGCACAGCTGGCCACTTTGCCTTTCTTAATTGGCCTGCGCATGTTGTTGTGGCTGGCTCCGTTTTTTACTTATCACTTTATGACGGGGGAGGAGGGAGATAGTCTGGGGCTGGCGGTAGCAGCGGCCATTTTAGTGTATTTAGGCAGCTTATTATTTAGCTTTGCCATCGTCATTGCCGGTAAATGGCTGGTGCTGGGGCGGCTAAAAGCAGGCCGCTACCGGCTCTATGGTTTTACTTATTTTCGCTGGTGGCTGTCGGATCGCTTACTGGATATTACCCCGCTGTATTTCTTAACCGGCTCGCCTTTGCAATCGCTGTATTTGCGTGCCTTGGGTGCAAAAATTGGTAAAAACGTGGCGCTGTCGGCCATTAGTGTGCGTGTTTATGATTTGCTGAGCATAGGCGATGGCGCCAGCATTGGCGCTTCGGTTAATTTTGAAAACTTCAGGGTGCAGGGCGATCACTGGGAAGTGGGCCCGATTACCGTGGGCAAGGATGCTTATATCGGCTCTTATTCCATCTTGCAATCAGAAACCAGCGTGGGCGATTTAGGCCGCTTGGAGGGCTTATCGGCGCTATCGGTCGGGCAAAAAATTGCCGCAGGCGAAGTCTGGAGCGGCTCGCCAGCGCGCAAAAGCAGCCAGTTGCCGCCGGCTATGCCGGAACGCCCTAAGCGTAACTCCGCTTTGCGTGGCCTGCATGGGCTGGCTTACGCAGGCGGATCGGCACTGGTTGCCATTTTGTTTTTTGTGCCGGTTTTCCCCAGCTTTTTGTTGATCGATTGGCTGGACGGGCACTGGTTTGATCTAACCGAACAAGGCGTGGCGCTGCCCGAAGCGTTTATGTTTTACCTGATGCTGGCACTGCCAGCCAGCGCGGTGCTGATTGTGCTGACACTGCTTGGCTCGGCCGCTGTACGCTGGTTGCTGCTGCCGCGTAATCCGCTGGGCAGCTGGCCCGTGTTTGGCACGATGTATTACCGCCGCTGGCTGACAAATCAGATTCAGGAATCCAGCCTTAATATACTGCACGGCCTGTATGCATCGGTTTACGCAGGCTGGTGGTATCGCTTTCTGGGGGCAAAAGTAGGGCGTGGCACGGAGATTTCTAACGCTATTGGCGTGGTGCCCGATTTGCTTACCCTGGGGGAAGACAGCTTTATTGCCGATGCGGTGATGCTGGGCGATGAAGAAATTGATAGAGGCTGGATGACGCTACGCCCCACCGTAGTGGGCAATCGCAGCTTTGTAGGCAATGGCGCTTACGTGCCCGATGGCAGCATCATCCCCGACGATGTATTGATCGGCGTGCAATCCCGCGCCCCGGCCAATGATCGTATGCAATCCGGCCAGACATGGTTGGGTAGCCCGGCGCTGTCTTTACCGGCGCGTGAGCAGGTGGCGGGTTTTGCCGACAGCCTCACTTTTAAACCGAGTCTGGCGCGGCGCTTAGCGCGGGGCTTTGTGGAAGGGTTGCGTACTGTGATGCCGCTGGCGGTGATCATTACCGTCGGCTATCTCACCGTTTTAAAAGTGATGCCCTTTGCCGAAAGGGAAGACTTTCACGGCGTATTCTGGGCCTTGATGATCGCCGGGGTTTTATATGGCATAGGCTCGTTTGTGTTTGTTGTGGTGCTGAAATGGCTGATGATAGGCCGCTATCGCCCGCATTCTGCACCGATGTGGACCTCCTTTGTATGGCGCAGCGAAGCACTAACCAGCCTTTACGAATCCATTGCCGTTCCCAACTTTTTTAACTTCTTACGCGGCACCCCATGGCTACCCATGGCGTTTCGCTGCATGGGTTGTAAGATTGGCAGCGGGGTATTTATGGATACCACTGACATTACCGAATTTGATTGCGTCACCATCGGCGACGATACGGTGCTGCATGCATGGTCCGGCCCGCAAACCCATTTGTTTGAAGACCGCATCATGAAAATCGGCCACGTAGAAATCGGCGCGGGGGTTAATGTTGGCCCGCGCAGCACCATTTTGTACGACGCCATCGTCGGCAACGGCGCCCGCCTGGGCCCGCTCACCCTCGTGGTAAAAGGCGAAACCATCCCCGATTGCCAGGCCTGGACCGGCAGCCCCGCCGTACCCTGGCGCACATGCCGCAGCTAA
- a CDS encoding sugar O-acetyltransferase, which yields MSEADKMCAGQYYNPDDKELVKMRVAARLLSEKFNRTSALKLKKRTRILKSLLGKCGKNIYIEPTFNCDYGSNIYIGKNFFANFGLIILDAAEVRIGDNCFIAPQVGIYTATHPIDEQERIQRICYAKPIYIGDSCWIGGHVTINPGVTLGNNVVVASGAVVTKSFGDNVIIAGNPAKIIRHIEPANSVSPAK from the coding sequence ATGAGTGAAGCAGATAAAATGTGCGCTGGCCAGTATTACAACCCCGACGATAAAGAGCTGGTAAAAATGCGTGTGGCTGCACGCTTATTGAGTGAAAAATTCAATCGCACTTCTGCTCTTAAATTAAAGAAACGCACGCGTATTTTAAAATCGCTGCTGGGTAAATGCGGCAAAAATATCTATATAGAGCCCACATTTAATTGTGATTACGGCAGCAATATTTATATTGGCAAGAATTTTTTTGCTAATTTCGGTTTAATTATTCTTGATGCAGCCGAAGTACGAATTGGCGATAATTGTTTTATTGCGCCACAGGTAGGCATTTATACCGCAACACACCCGATTGACGAGCAGGAAAGAATCCAGCGCATCTGCTATGCAAAACCTATTTATATTGGCGATAGCTGCTGGATAGGCGGGCATGTCACGATTAATCCCGGTGTTACTTTAGGTAATAATGTCGTTGTGGCGTCAGGTGCTGTGGTGACCAAATCTTTTGGCGATAATGTCATTATTGCAGGCAACCCGGCAAAAATCATCCGGCATATAGAGCCAGCAAATTCAGTCAGCCCCGCAAAATAA
- a CDS encoding 3'-5' exonuclease → MISFNRPIVMLDFETTGIAPSDRITEVAALRIVDGQITDRFVSLVNCGVRIPAFITHLTGISQAMVNKAPPASEVVPALIEFIGSDALSAHNASFDAKFLLAESQRVNLLPQYQGLHCTLKLSRRLFPGMSNYKLATLAASLGIRFQGTAHRAEADAEVSAHLLIHIARHLAKTCKMQQIDLDLLEKISKTVAAKVPEFLNTQKKA, encoded by the coding sequence ATGATTTCATTCAACCGCCCTATCGTGATGCTGGATTTTGAAACCACCGGCATCGCCCCTTCCGACCGCATCACTGAAGTGGCTGCGCTGCGAATTGTTGACGGGCAGATTACTGATCGCTTTGTCTCCTTAGTCAATTGCGGCGTGCGTATTCCCGCCTTTATTACCCATCTCACCGGCATCAGCCAGGCCATGGTGAACAAGGCACCGCCTGCCAGCGAGGTAGTTCCGGCGCTGATCGAGTTTATCGGCAGCGATGCGCTGTCAGCGCACAACGCCAGCTTTGACGCGAAGTTTCTATTGGCCGAAAGCCAGCGCGTTAATCTGTTGCCGCAATACCAAGGCTTGCATTGCACGCTTAAACTATCGCGCCGCTTATTCCCCGGTATGAGCAATTACAAACTCGCCACTTTGGCGGCAAGCTTGGGCATACGCTTTCAAGGCACCGCCCACAGGGCCGAAGCCGATGCGGAAGTCTCGGCCCATTTGCTGATCCATATTGCCCGGCATCTGGCCAAAACCTGCAAAATGCAGCAGATTGATTTGGACCTGCTGGAGAAGATCAGTAAAACAGTCGCCGCCAAAGTGCCGGAATTTTTAAATACGCAGAAAAAAGCCTAA
- the recB gene encoding exodeoxyribonuclease V subunit beta — protein sequence MNLRPLNLFEMPLAGPHMIEASAGTGKTWTITGLYTRLVIEHGLKVPEILVVTFTEAATAELRDRIRGRLAEVLESFEGEEALDPFCEQLLIQHADRRTEVMRRLQRAIASLDEAAIHTIHAFCQRVLVQSAFESGADFGMEILSDTGPVLDEIAADFWREQVYPSDAIYTEYLLKNKASPAEWLRVVYGYLGQPLLHTVELGTPADTTELSAALPAAFENYRQLWSVHSTTIKEMLLELSANKALKQTSYKPDQLEKAFLLIDDHIAGNGGWQDIDSKELMKLGSSKLISGTAKGNAPPEHAFFDAVELLTSLINDLSAACQLRQKQGLAELRRRCDIELPERLARRQQLSFNDLLLRVWQGLTAEGGERLAIAMRRRYKAALIDEFQDTDGIQYDIFSRVFADGSTPLFLVGDPKQAIYSFRGADIHAYHQAETLVDAKESLDTNQRSVPALVTAVNTLFERPAEAFVDPHVSFSAVKAASKPRPELIVDGENDTPDTGRKSAPFRFQFLPEPEGVSDKGVQISWPKETANHLAAQITAQEIEKLLRLAGEGKARLADKPLSGGDMAVLVPDRFRAKAMQDALTQLGVPSVLRVRDSVWESQEAVELYTVLAAISEPAKQGLVRAALISTLLGNNAATLLRLEINGWDQIADAFAHWKKIWQTQGFIPMFREWLEYQGLDGLNVAQRLLSLTDGERRLTNLLQLAELLQAHKATGLEQHLAWFSRQNKNAGDEALLRLESDEDRVRIVTLHASKGLEYPIVFCPFLWDGRLLGKHTEAVRYHQNGKAWLDLGSENFDEHKDSAKREAFEEKLRLLYVGLTRARNRCYIVWGNIGLKDGRGYAISDGLSQSAMAWLLHPLCREHGDVLEAQKEHLKAYDHATLLGEITAMCEQQPEVFALHDAPSGARTGLKTTPAEPLVFKPYLGKKLYPTWRVASFSGMTAHNHSEGPDRDSASNAPETDSSAAPEGRSVFSFPEREAAATVAGTCLHAILEEWDWQDADALLATTAKELERHGIPEHWLEIVSQMVQDTVSARLDGKGLTLASIPPNKRVAEMEFTYSVSHCQPERLIAALQHPSLPPEFRAASGTLDFFHINGFLRGFIDLVFEYENAFYVLDYKSNWLGNRVADYAPAHLIPAMAQHHYYLQYLIYSAAVRRFLRQRLPNFSDDQFGGVYYLFMRGLGKQDGQNGVYFSKPSMELLDDIEVALMGNAVKT from the coding sequence ATGAATCTTCGCCCCCTAAATCTGTTTGAGATGCCACTGGCCGGCCCGCATATGATCGAGGCCAGCGCGGGCACGGGGAAGACTTGGACGATTACCGGTTTATATACAAGGCTGGTGATTGAGCACGGCTTAAAAGTGCCTGAGATTCTGGTGGTCACCTTCACCGAGGCCGCCACCGCCGAGCTACGTGATCGCATCCGTGGGCGGCTCGCGGAGGTGTTGGAATCTTTCGAGGGGGAAGAGGCGCTTGATCCGTTTTGTGAGCAGCTATTAATTCAGCATGCCGACCGGAGAACTGAGGTAATGCGCCGCTTGCAGCGCGCCATTGCCAGCCTGGATGAGGCGGCAATTCATACCATTCACGCTTTTTGCCAGCGGGTGCTGGTGCAATCGGCCTTTGAAAGCGGTGCTGATTTTGGTATGGAAATCCTCAGCGATACCGGCCCGGTGCTGGATGAAATTGCCGCAGATTTCTGGCGCGAGCAGGTTTACCCCAGCGATGCCATTTACACCGAATACTTACTTAAAAACAAAGCTAGCCCCGCAGAATGGCTGCGGGTAGTTTACGGCTATCTGGGCCAACCGCTGTTGCATACCGTAGAGCTGGGCACGCCTGCCGACACCACTGAGCTGAGTGCGGCGCTACCCGCAGCTTTCGAGAATTACCGCCAGCTTTGGAGCGTGCATTCAACCACCATTAAGGAAATGTTGCTGGAGCTGTCTGCTAACAAAGCCTTAAAGCAAACCAGCTATAAGCCCGATCAATTAGAGAAAGCCTTTTTGCTGATTGATGACCATATCGCGGGCAATGGTGGCTGGCAGGATATCGACAGCAAGGAGCTGATGAAGCTCGGCAGCAGTAAGCTCATCAGCGGCACCGCCAAGGGCAACGCACCGCCTGAGCACGCTTTCTTTGATGCTGTGGAATTGCTGACCAGCCTGATTAACGATTTAAGCGCGGCTTGCCAGCTACGGCAAAAACAAGGCCTAGCCGAGCTGCGCCGCCGCTGCGATATCGAGCTGCCCGAGCGCCTGGCCCGCCGTCAGCAATTATCTTTTAACGATCTGTTGCTGCGCGTATGGCAAGGCCTGACCGCAGAGGGCGGTGAGCGCTTAGCGATCGCCATGCGCCGCCGCTACAAAGCCGCGCTAATTGATGAGTTTCAGGATACCGACGGTATTCAGTACGATATTTTCTCGCGCGTGTTTGCAGACGGCAGCACGCCGCTGTTTTTGGTGGGGGACCCTAAGCAGGCGATTTATAGCTTTCGCGGCGCGGATATTCACGCCTATCACCAGGCCGAAACCCTGGTGGATGCCAAAGAAAGCCTGGACACCAATCAGCGCTCGGTGCCGGCTTTAGTCACCGCAGTCAATACCCTGTTTGAGCGGCCAGCGGAAGCTTTTGTTGATCCGCATGTCAGCTTTAGCGCGGTAAAAGCCGCGAGTAAACCTCGTCCGGAATTAATTGTTGATGGCGAAAATGACACGCCTGATACAGGTAGGAAAAGCGCCCCTTTTCGCTTTCAGTTTTTACCCGAGCCTGAAGGTGTATCGGACAAAGGCGTGCAAATCAGCTGGCCCAAAGAAACCGCCAATCATCTGGCCGCCCAGATCACCGCACAAGAGATCGAAAAGCTGCTGCGCTTGGCTGGGGAAGGCAAAGCCAGGCTGGCAGATAAGCCACTCTCGGGCGGCGATATGGCCGTGCTGGTGCCCGATCGCTTTCGGGCCAAAGCCATGCAGGATGCGCTTACCCAGCTGGGCGTGCCAAGCGTGCTGCGGGTAAGAGACAGCGTTTGGGAATCGCAAGAGGCGGTCGAGCTTTATACGGTGCTCGCCGCCATTAGCGAGCCAGCCAAGCAAGGCCTGGTGCGCGCCGCGCTAATTAGCACCCTGCTCGGCAACAATGCCGCCACCCTGCTGCGCTTGGAAATCAACGGTTGGGATCAGATTGCGGACGCCTTTGCCCACTGGAAAAAAATCTGGCAAACACAGGGCTTTATTCCGATGTTCAGAGAATGGCTGGAATACCAAGGTTTGGATGGCTTGAATGTGGCGCAACGCTTACTTTCTTTGACGGATGGCGAGCGGCGGCTGACTAATCTATTACAACTGGCCGAGCTACTGCAAGCGCACAAAGCCACCGGCTTGGAGCAACATCTGGCGTGGTTTAGCCGGCAGAATAAAAACGCTGGGGACGAAGCCCTGCTGCGGCTGGAAAGCGATGAAGACCGCGTGCGCATCGTTACCCTGCACGCCAGCAAGGGCCTTGAATATCCCATCGTGTTCTGCCCGTTTTTATGGGATGGCCGCCTGCTGGGCAAGCACACCGAGGCGGTGCGCTATCATCAAAACGGCAAAGCGTGGCTGGATTTAGGCAGCGAAAATTTTGATGAGCATAAAGACAGCGCCAAGCGTGAAGCCTTTGAGGAAAAACTGCGCCTGCTTTACGTGGGGCTGACCCGGGCCAGAAACCGCTGCTATATCGTATGGGGCAATATCGGCCTGAAAGATGGCCGGGGTTATGCAATTAGCGACGGCCTGTCGCAATCGGCCATGGCCTGGCTACTGCATCCCCTCTGCCGTGAGCATGGCGATGTATTAGAAGCGCAAAAAGAGCATTTAAAAGCTTACGATCATGCAACGCTATTGGGCGAAATTACGGCAATGTGTGAGCAACAGCCAGAAGTCTTTGCCCTGCACGATGCACCCAGTGGCGCGCGCACCGGCCTTAAAACCACCCCGGCCGAGCCGCTGGTTTTTAAGCCTTACCTTGGTAAAAAACTCTACCCCACATGGCGGGTTGCCAGCTTTTCTGGCATGACCGCGCACAATCATTCCGAAGGGCCGGATAGGGACAGCGCCAGCAATGCGCCGGAAACCGATTCATCCGCAGCCCCCGAAGGCCGATCGGTATTTAGCTTCCCAGAGCGAGAAGCCGCCGCCACCGTGGCCGGTACTTGCCTGCACGCCATTTTAGAAGAATGGGATTGGCAGGACGCAGATGCACTGCTCGCCACCACCGCCAAAGAGCTGGAGCGCCACGGCATACCGGAGCATTGGTTAGAAATCGTCAGCCAAATGGTGCAAGACACCGTATCGGCGCGGCTCGATGGCAAGGGGCTGACCTTAGCCAGCATCCCGCCCAACAAGCGCGTGGCTGAAATGGAATTCACCTACAGCGTAAGCCACTGCCAGCCAGAGCGGCTGATTGCAGCGCTGCAACATCCATCGCTCCCGCCTGAGTTTAGAGCCGCCTCCGGCACGCTGGATTTCTTCCATATCAACGGTTTTTTAAGAGGCTTTATCGATCTGGTGTTTGAATACGAAAACGCCTTTTACGTGCTCGATTACAAAAGCAACTGGCTGGGCAACCGCGTGGCCGACTACGCCCCCGCCCACCTCATCCCCGCCATGGCCCAGCACCACTATTATCTGCAATACCTGATCTACAGCGCCGCAGTGCGCCGCTTCCTGCGCCAGCGCTTACCCAACTTTAGCGACGATCAATTCGGCGGAGTCTACTACTTATTTATGCGCGGGCTAGGCAAGCAAGACGGGCAAAACGGCGTGTACTTCAGCAAGCCCAGCATGGAATTGCTGGATGATATTGAAGTGGCGTTGATGGGGAATGCTGTGAAAACCTAA